The DNA segment GGGTCGGGCTCGCCCGCCCGCACCGCCTCGACGTGCCGGTCGAGCGAGTCGCTGCGGGTGAACCACTCCGTCCGCTCCAGCCGCTCGACGGCGAACTGCGCGTGGCGGTGCTGCTCCAGAGCCCGCCCGCCGCGCTCGAAGGCGAGCAGCTCCTCGTGCCGCAGCCGGTGCAGGCGCTGCCGGGGGTTGCCGCTGGTGCCGATCTTGATCCGCCCGGCGAAGCGGATGTAGTAGACGACCTCGACCCGCGGCGGCGGCAGCTCGCCGTCGGGCGCGTCGCCGAGCCGCCACTCGCAGGCTGCGCAGAGCCAGCCGGAGGGGTGCCGGACGCCCAGCCGCGAGCCGCAGACGAGGCACGGCGAGGGGAGGGCGTCGACGACGCCGTCCTGGCGCGCCACCCAGTCGTGAGCGAGCCCGAGGTGCGCGCTGCAGAGAGCGACCGGCGCACCCGGCTCGGCGGCCGAGCGGCAGCCGTCGAGGGCGCAGCCCGGGGCAGCGCGGTCCGGGGCTGCGCGGTCCGGGGCGTCGCAGTCCGGGGCGGGCACTGCATCGGGGGACA comes from the Rathayibacter festucae DSM 15932 genome and includes:
- a CDS encoding GIY-YIG nuclease family protein yields the protein MSPDAVPAPDCDAPDRAAPDRAAPGCALDGCRSAAEPGAPVALCSAHLGLAHDWVARQDGVVDALPSPCLVCGSRLGVRHPSGWLCAACEWRLGDAPDGELPPPRVEVVYYIRFAGRIKIGTSGNPRQRLHRLRHEELLAFERGGRALEQHRHAQFAVERLERTEWFTRSDSLDRHVEAVRAGEPDPWALYRRWCSEALALQA